The following nucleotide sequence is from Coffea eugenioides isolate CCC68of chromosome 10, Ceug_1.0, whole genome shotgun sequence.
AATTCTTTGCAACGTATTGACATGAACAGATTCATATGTGCACCCGATGAAAGTGATGAAGAGCGCTTTCCTTGCATTGAAGCAGTCAATTATGCTTCGAGCTTTATTTCCTTGAGGAGATTTGATGTGGAGATGGTCGAAAACACTTTTTAAATTTGAAGTCTACATGTATTTGGGGATTGAAACTTTGGTTTTGGTTCGATCTCTATGATGAATGAGTATGTTAATATGGATGTTTATAGTATAGAGTTGCTATTTGTAATACTAAAGGGGGGGAAATTAAATGTTAAGAGTAATAGCTTTATTATTTTGTAGAAATAAGGTTTGCGAGGCAGAGGAAATAGAGGAACTAAAGATCAATTTTAGTCAGGAGGCAAATAGATGGTTAAATAAATACATTTTGCACCGTTTTAATCTTTTAAAGATGGTTGGAAAGTGAGGATTGGGCTAAAATCAAATGGTATGAGACACCATCAAATAGTATTCCGACAccgttccttttttttttatttccgaGTAAGAAAAATAACTAATATAAAGTTAAAAAGAGTCGTCAAATACAATCATCGTAATATTAGTAGTATTGCGACACTAGTCTGGCAATATACCATATAGAGCAATAAGCAAGGGTTTCTTCTCGGCAATTTAAAATAAGTTGAATAAAGATTTTATTTCACAAGATATATGAGAAGTCTTGACACGGTCTCAATTAGTTTGGCAACTTTAAGTCTTTGAGCTGAAAAGAGTAGAAGGAAGTGTAAGTGAAAGATTTTGGTTTGAACAATCTCACTTACacttaaaaaagttaaaaaaaaaaaatttaagttgAAAAGATCCAGTTAACTGGACCAACTTTAAAATAGAACAAAACATCTTGCTACTTTTATATAATTAAACTTTCACTAAGTAGATGGGTAAAAACTCGAACTATTAAGACCAAGTCTtgaacttattttttttttttaaaaaaggaaaaaaaaaaagagagagatgaTTCCTCATTGTGTTTGACGATTGACTTTCTTTGTTGGTTTTTAAATAACAATTAGCCGAAATAAAAAAACTAATACACGAACACACTTAAAAAAGATCCGTGAATACCCTAAATACACACATATTACCATTCTCCCCCTCTACTACCACCATAGCCACCGTCACTACTCCCCTTCCTACCACTTCCCACTCCTAATCCCTCATCTCCACCATTGAACACCCTCCTCTTTCTCCCTTTTCTGCCATCCTAGTTAAATATGttataatttaaaaagaaagaatatcAAATGGATGAATTTAAATAGTTATTGAAGTTTACCAAAGGACTAACTCCATTCTATATCTTCAAACTTATAGCACTTTCTCATTTGCACTTTCAATTTCTATTTTGAACACTTTGTACTATGATCTCTCAATTTCTGATACTTTGTAACTTAAATTCTCAAATTAGTCATATTTAAGTCCAATTAATAGCAACATTAATAAAATTAACAGAATAGAGGATCATAGAAATCAATGATGATATTGTGAAAGTGGTCAAAAAGGAGTAAAGGGATTGTAACAAGAACAAAATACATTGTCATTAATTTACACCGTCTGTTAATAAACGATATTAGTTATTGAATGAGACAAACTTTTGACCTATTTGTTCCAACTGTGATTCTTTGCTCCTTTTAACAACTTTAAGTACATTGTTATTGATTTTTATGAttctatattttgttaattttgcaaACATTTTTACTGGTTGGATCTAAATAGGACAAATTTGAGAGTTTATAATACAAAGTATCCAAAATTGAGAGTTTAGAGTATAAAGTGTCTAAACTTGAAATATAGagagcaaaataaaaaaatagtatAAGTTCAAGTGTGCAAAGTGGAGTTATTCCTTTAAGGAAATACAACTTCTTGAAGTTTTGTTGAGCTGACTTTTCGAAATTTTTGGTTCCGCTATTAACCAATCTTAAGCGTACTTGAGAGAACTTTTTTTAGGTTCAAGTTTCCAATCAGGGAAAGAGTCTAAGCAAGACATTCAACTTCCGACAAATGAGAATACTATTCAAGTAAAATCATTCAACGCCAGGCAAAAGAGAATGCCATTCAAGCAAAATCTAATACTATAGAAATGATaaattttcataaaataaagAGCTGAGAAAAAATAACTATGCGATCATAAAGCTCAAATCCATAGgctttgtgtttggattgcattttccgtcatttttcatggaaaaaatactgtagtgatttgatatatgtgagggaaaaaggtgatagggaaatgtgatcacggaaaacgacaatattttccgacgaaaacaagcaatccaaacaaggccaggcgatttgatatatgcgaaggaaaaaggtgataggaaaatgtgattacggaaaacgacaatattttccgacggaaacaagcaatccaagcaTGACCTTAAAGTTTCGACTCCATTGGGATTGGACGGCTTATcataaacttgtttttgtatATGGAATGTACAGTAATTACCTCCAAAAACACCCCGAAAAAcagttcaaatatacaaaatctCAAATGCACTTAACATCAATACCCaaaaacaatataataaaaaaactCTCATATCTTTCTTCTTCCATCTACtatccaccaccaccaccctttGCCTCCACCCCTCTCTCCTTCATCTCTGCCACGACCCTTTCCCATTCTCCTCTTTTCTCCCTCTTCCTCGCCCTCTTTATTCCTTCTCCCTCTTCCCTCCTCCCTCCCCTCCCTTCCCCTTCTGCGGTGACCATCTCCTCTCCCTCATAACTAGAGAGGTAGGGAGGGAGGGGAAGGGGTTATCGGGCAAGCGGAAGGGAGAGGAGGGGAAGATGGAGAAGAAAGGGGGAAGGGAAGGGAAGAGAGAGAAGGAAGGGGAAGGGAGGGAGAGGAGAGAGAACGAGGAGGTAGGAGTAGAGGTGctatcgagccgagtcgagctcgagtagcaccatactcgagctcgagctcgatcaaAATTTGTgttactcgagctcgagctcgagctcgattgagtaaaaaaatttggactcgagctcgactcgatgaaataaaactaaactcgagctcgactcgtttgagCTCGAGTAAGCTCGAGTAAATATCAAGCCCGagctactcgagctcgagctcgagttttgaaataaatctataatttttttaaaaaatatataatatataatataatataaataaaatatgaaaactcgATTAAGTTCGGCGAGCACTCGAGTACTTATTTcttgagctcgaactcgactcgttaaatttaacgagtagctcgagctcgagtcaagctTTTGATCAAGCTGCTCGCGAGCAGCTTGACTTGCTAGCACCCCTAGGCAGGAGGGTGGCGACGATAGAGGAGGGAGAAAGAGAGGATGGTGGattatttttaacaaatttataaaaagaatacctaaaaaaattttaatttataaaaatgCCCCAAAATCTGTCTTCAAAAACATCAAATCCAAACTAACATCTACAATAAAAGATTTTCACATATACTACTTTagtaaagattttgaaaaacaCCACCAAAAACACTTGATATGGAGTCAAAGTTCTACATGTttttagaaaaatcaaaactatTAAAATGTTCTAAGAGCACCCCTTAAGTTTTTAAAACCACATCAACTTTAGTTTAGGACActttaacccttaaaatatgAAATCTATACTATTTTAGTTTTTCAACTTCAACTTTGGATATTTTACCCCATCAAGTATGAAATCCAACCCATTGAATTGTCAAAAATGTATTAACAGAATAGTAGACAAGTGATCTTCAGTGGGATGGATTTCATACTCAAGGGTTAAAGTGtccaaaactgaaatttaagaACTAAAATGAAAGTAAGCCTATAGTTTGAGGGTCCAAAGTGAAATTTAGCTTGAACTCTATACATAAAAACCAAAAGTGCCATTAAATTAATGTTCTTCCCTATCTGATCATGTGGTATTAGTTGCGGAACATAGAGCGTTAACacctttcttcaatttcttcttccAATCTTGAATCCTCTATTACGGAATTATTTGCTTCTTTTATTGTGtccatttcttttgttattctAGCAATCTTTTGGTCCAATTGGACAATCACAAGTTGGATATTTAATGAACCATCCATATTTTCAATGAGTCTACTTAACCGTGAAATATTCCTTCAAATTTGTTTTACAAGTGTTTGAATAGTAAATTATTTACACAAATTTATCTACTTGtctcataaacatattttttaattatctttatATTACTTACATCACATTAAATAAGTGTTATagtatattttataaaaaattatcccaaataatctcctatccaaacacaattTTGTCATGAAACTTCAAAAGGCAACTTGCAACTAAGGTCAAAAAGTGGAGGTCGCTATTTAACACGTATGAAAACTTTTTTCTTGAAGTGGACGACTGTGTCTTCGACCCTGAAATGGATGATAACTTTAGTGACTTGGTCCTCGCGTCATAGTTTTGTTACCTTTCGCGAAGCAAAGTaacaatccaaaaaaaaaaatcaagggaGTTTTGCTTTTTTAAGTTTTGGAATGTGAATCAACCTCTAAATCAAGAGTCTGTAatctgaaaaaagaaaaacaaaataaataagatCGAATGGTCTCTAATCAAGATTGAATTTTGGTTTATTAGGTGGGAGTTTAACTTCCTGACTACAAACCCCACGATTAGTGACTTAAAAAATGGTTAGTTGTTTCTTGAAATGATTGCTAGAGTGGACACAGTGATTGTTGTCCAatcatttacttttgaaccttacacaattcaaattttgaaagattAGAATAAGATGATCTGGAATGAACAAgatggaaaacaaaagaaatgaaaattgtGCTTCGACTTTTCAAAGATAACAAATATTTAGACACCCGAAAATCCAAAGTAGTTCGTTATGCATTTATCTAATTATTTGATGCCCTGCATGTAACCAAACATATTAAAGATCTTGAAAATGTATAATAATttaaagagtaaattttatatacactaacaGTATATATATTATCACCGTTAGATTCATGATGCATGTATAAAAgttggatttcaaattcaaattttgcatagttatcattcatccaaGACTGACAGTgaatacactgtcagtgtaggaaagataaATTCtaatttaaaaaggaaaaaaagttaaATGAATGAATTGTATTAGATATTGAAGTTTAAGGAAAGAActatttttaaagtttttgtCCGGCGagctttttgaaatttttggtatttttgtcCCGCAGACTTAAGATGAGAGAATTTGTTTAGCTTTAAGTTTCTAATCAAGGAAAGAGTCTAAGCTAAGCTAGTAAGACAATctaatttattcaagaaaaGGCTAATGCTATTGAAATCTAAATTTTGATTTCGAAGAATTTGAGAAGTTTTTCAAGATCCAACTAAGTTAGTAAGGATATTAGTAACGTGATTGTAAGATACTTGGTTTGACTCTTTAATCcttctttttctcccttttcccaTTTTAAGGTTTGAAATCATCTcttgaattaaaaaaagaaaaaaaaaagaaagaatttgcAAAGAAATCAAATCCATAGGCTAAAATTTTGATCTTAATGTTTTTGTTAAAAAGTAAACTTTAAAACTATTACAGTATACTAGAAGCATGCCTTTTGTTTCAGAGTAAGTTTTTATTGATTGTTTCCAAAATACCCAACTAGAAAACTCCATTCACCGAAAGTAAAATGCCCGTCGAATACATGCTTTGTTATATAATCACACCAACtttcaacccaaaaaaaaaaccagaatattatataataaaacaCAATACTCAAGagtcttcaaaattttttactaaaaaagtcttcaaaatataaaataaactTGAGAATTTAGAGTTTTGAACAGAAACGAAGTCTAATACTTCCATATATAAAATGCATGAACGgcataataaaaaaataatcaaaaacaATTAAGAGGGACAATTTAGTAACATTCAATTATTACCAGATTAGCGTGTCAACATGCAAATTATCCTAAACCGGCTTATATCCGTATTGTTAACAAATCCATCCAAAAGTGGGTTAACATCATTTTTCACTTCCATTTTCCCCCAAAAAAACTGTTTAAATAATTCCTCTATCAAGGAACCGTTATCTTCTGTGTGCCCATAAAATTCTGGACAAATTACATTTTATCCCCCtgtgatttagtatttttttttacataaccccctcatgattttgattaaagtgtcaaaatgacggaaatagtcattcgtaacggaacttctaaaaatgtcaaaattacccttataaatacatgaaacactaaccccgtatgatttttatattttatcatataacccccttatgatttaatACTTTACTATATAACCCCTTTAtggtttttaaaatatacacataacccctcTTGGTGAATAagtaattttcaactttacataagggcatttttgacattttaggtgactccgttacgaatgattattcccgtcactttgacactttaatccaaatcatgaaagcttttaaaatcataggggagttatataaaaaaaaaaaatgctaaaccacagggggtaaAGTGAAATTTGCCCTAAAATTCTAGCAATCTTTTGGTCCAACTGGCAACCACAAGTCCACAAGTCCGACAGTTAATGAAATTATTTATCCAGGTTGGTCAATTGCTTTGTCCAACCGAAGGAGATCCAAAGTCCCTTCAAATCTGGTTTAATCTAGGCCTATCGGGCTgaccttttctttctttctttttttttttaaatttgttatTACTGAGGTTCTAGATAAAACGAAGACCTGGAACAGCAAGTAACGTTGCTGTTACTTGCTGTGGAGTGTCATTTTGGAGCGCCAGGAacaaaattaattatttacttgtcACGAAACTTCAGAAGAGAACAACTTTGTTTGATAGCTTCCCATTATCAGTAGCTAAGTGCAATACAATAGCTAGTGCATATGAAAATCTTTCATGAGGTGGACCGATTCTTTGATCAACAATTTGTTGCTTTTAGGACTTGGTCCTGACGTCATAATTGTTAATTTTCATGAACAAattaaatacaaattttttgtttgaattgctatttttttgagtgtttatagaaaaatatattgtaacgatttgatgtatattaagtgaaaaaagtgattgaaaaatgtattcatataaaatgtgaaaatttttcctttaaaaattgcaatccaaataAGGCCCTCTCTAGCATTTTGAACTTTTGGAAGGTGAGCCAATCTCTTAATTTTCTTCCATCCAAGGAGTTTGtaatccaaaaaagaaaataaaaggtgTAATCCTATTATTTGATGCTTCGTCTGTATATATTTTCATTtggtttggtttttttttttttttagtgtttttagggggggggggggagaaaTGCATTTTGGGGTTAGACCAATTTGGTCCTTCGTATTTGGCCAAAACAGATAGTTCACAACGTATTCAATTTCAACCAAATTAGTTCTGATATTTTGATTTACACAAATATTGTCCATAAGATAGAGTAATCGACTGAACTGTTTCATAATGGTTGATGGGAAAGTAGTTTTAATGTGTGGGTGATTTGGATAATTtgagtttttctttattttgatattttatgtatttttcgATATTCTTTCGAGGAGAGTTTATGTTGATGTGTTTTATGAATACAAAGTATTTTAAGAAATAGGAGCCAATCATAGCCatgtttttggaaaaaataaatcCAAATAGAGCCATATATGTATAATGTGGAACAATCGTGTGGAGATAGGGATATTTGTTCGATCACTCTACACATTTTGAAGTCTAGAGATATATTCAAAATCCAAATTTTGACGGATAAAAATAACATGTAAGAGCAAGAGAAGACAAGGCATCAAACTGGAACCGGacgaaaaatgaaaaatatgctTTTTCAAAATGCTAACATTCAGGAGACTTTATGAAACCACTAGTCGTGGAGGTTAATGGCTAAGAAGTTGAACTCCCACCTCACATACCAGGATTCAATCCTGACCGGCAGATTTGGGATAAGGAGGGAGTAGGGGAATGagtaggggtggcaatggggcgggAGACACCTCCTCCAACCCCCGCCCCATTGCATTTTAATTCCCCCCGCCACCGGCTTCTCCCGTGGGGGCACCTGtggagttaaaaaaaattttattatataatttcattataattaaatttgaacaaataatcaagtactaaaatatcaacacatcatcaaattattattcattgtaacttcataattgaaactcataaaaataattaaacaaaggttatttgaatacaatctaatatgataaaacaaatataattaaaataatcaagttttcatttttgatacaaatacaatcactaaattattattgtgttttttttttagaaaaaaatgttattgtattaagtgtagttaggaatttaacataaatgtattaataaatttagtatcaatcattaataatttttattaatagacatgtataattagtagtataattgataatatcattatatatataattatgtacatatatatatattttttcaaatgggtggcggggcgggggagtatacccccgccccattTCTAAACGCCCCATTTCTAAacgggggaaaaaattccccctaCCCCCGCCCCACCCCCCTCCCCAATGACCCCCCGCGGGTGCCCACCCCCGTTGCCATCCATAGGAATGGAGGaggtaaaaaaacaaaaaaaaaaaatttaaaagaaggAGGCTCTATGAAAAGTGCTGATTGGAGCGCTTACTAGACAAACTttatattaaaaagaaaaatgtcatTAAAATGTATTCCTTTATCTCTTTTATAGTAGTTGATATAGTTACCTATAGTTATCTCTTTTAGTCCAACCCCTTATTGTATTCTAAAGTAAAATTCTTATCTCATACCGGTTGGCAAAAGCCGCTATTGACTAATTCAACAGCAAGTTGTCCAAACTCCTAAGAAGAAGAACTGAAAATTCCTTTATATGCATTCTCCAAATTATTCTATGCACACTATAAATTGATTCTCTCAATCAAAGAAGAAGAACTGAAACACAAGTTTGATCACCATTTTGAGCTTCTCTGCTTGTAGTTTCATGGGACTGTCCAATTGCTGATCGAGTCACAAAAATCAAGACTACAAAATAATACAAGTGAATGGTGAGGATGACAAGTTCTTGAGTCTGCCATCACATATTATCATCGATATTCTATCGAGATTGTTAACCAAAACTCTCTCCAGATGTCGCTGTGTTTGTAAGATCTGGTAGAAGTTAATTTCAGGACccgaattttccagttttcgcATCTTAATACCACCTACTACCAGCCTTATGATACAGACAAACTCCAACTCTTCCTTCAACCTAGTGGAACTTGAAGACGAGCCTAACAGCCATGATTTTTACTATGTTCCAGGGACAAAATTCGAGCAACCACTGAAAGGTCTGGGGGAGAATTGTATGTCCATGTTCGGTTCTGTCAATGGACTGATTTCCCTTCAAAGATTCGGGTACCAGATTCCGGATACAGTTTACATATGGAATCCGGCTACGCAGGAGTCCATCACTGTTCAGAGTGCTGGAGGTGTAATGGTATTCCCTAACGTGATAACCTTTGGATTCAGGTTAAGTTCAAAAGCTGGAGAATACAAAGTTGCTAGGATTTACCAAGAAGTATTGGAGGAGAATTTGCTGCATGTAATCAGATCTGACTGCCATGTTTATACACTTGGATCAGAAAGACGTTGGAGGTACACTGGGCATGCTCCATTCCTGTATACTTGTCGAGAGCACGGTGTTTTTCTGAATGGTAATCTTCATTGGTGGATTCGTGATCCTGATGGAAAGGAATTCATTTCTTGTTTTGATCTAGACAAGGAGTCATTTCAGCACTTTCCAGCTCCTCCTGAATTGGATGAACTAAATCTTGCTAGCTT
It contains:
- the LOC113750730 gene encoding uncharacterized protein LOC113750730; the protein is MIQTNSNSSFNLVELEDEPNSHDFYYVPGTKFEQPLKGLGENCMSMFGSVNGLISLQRFGYQIPDTVYIWNPATQESITVQSAGGVMVFPNVITFGFRLSSKAGEYKVARIYQEVLEENLLHVIRSDCHVYTLGSERRWRYTGHAPFLYTCREHGVFLNGNLHWWIRDPDGKEFISCFDLDKESFQHFPAPPELDELNLASLELYQDR